The following DNA comes from Anopheles arabiensis isolate DONGOLA chromosome 3, AaraD3, whole genome shotgun sequence.
CCTCCACgaaaacaacacacttctTGCGACGACCGAACTTGCCCAAGTGACAATTTCAAGTGGAAATCGTGAGAGTTTCTCCCTCTCTACACGCTCCCAAAGCATCGATGCTCTGTTTGACAACCCAATTGTCACGCAGAAAGCGCCCGTTAGCAATTCAACTGTATGACTGtcattttggaaaaaaatatcaacgTACATACCTAAATTTAAatgctatttttttattcaaacttGTTTGTctgtgatttaaaaaaataaaaaccatttgCCTAAAGGAAACTATACGATCTTGTTAATGTGTTGCTACTGAGTGgctgttttttattgtattattCCTTTGATAAACTGTGTAACAATTAAAGCCGCAGATATTTCCTTTGATTATTCGGTTGTCTAGTGTGGATGCGTTGATATTTTATTGCCGTATCTGGTGATAGTTTCACCGGTGCTCTTGGAGTACGTATGCAGTCGAACTGACTTAGTAGATGATGATCGATTTCGTAGTCTTTTCTCCGCTTGCTTATAGATTTCAGGATCTCCTCTTGGATGATTTCTTCTTGTTCTAAATTGTATATACTGGAGCAATTGCTGGGTTCCAATGTGTACATTAATAGACTATTGCTAGCACCGCTACTCAACACCGGTGTCGATGTAAGCAACGTCACTCGTTGACCATTTTCTCTCTCAGCATCTCGATTCATCTCGACAACGCGTGATCGCTCCAAATGTGTACCAACTTCGTCATCAACTTCTACCAACTGTTCAGCATACGAAGTAAAATACGATGGATCTGATGGACGATCGTGCAACGATTCCATTGTTTGCCGCAGTGACCACGAAATTTTAATCACAATTGTCACAACGATCGCACTTATCCACTCTACCAACTCCATGATGTGACTGAAGCGTCCGTACTCGGTTATTTCAGAATAGTAACTGAACACGTTCTCTATGGTTTACATAGAATTCAACTTTGTAGCTGTGTAGTCATTGCTGTTATGGGGTGCGTACCATTTTCAGACTCAACCATACATAAACGATTGCCACAGGTagttttacaactttttaatGTGAGCTTAGACGAgacgaaaaaataataattgtacCCAGCATAGCCGCACTGTACCTTTACATGGAAAATACTCATTCCTAACAGCCCAAAAAAAACGTTGATTTAGGTAATTTAATGTAGGGTCATGTTTCTAAAGATTATTACGGGTACTAAATATTCATCGTTTTTGTTACATCCTGCACTGGAGAATATTCGTATCTGGAGAAATACCTAATGGCAAATGTGTTACATGGGTACAGACTAATATGCTTGTCCAATTATGCTCCCACTGTGTGGTTGAACTGCTGTCATTTAAGCTAGCTTGCATTGTGCCGGTGGTTTGTAAACATGGAAAACTCGAACAGCACGGAAAATGCTGCTACAATCAAACCAGATGCAGGAATACCACCAGACACTGTCGCTGATCCGTTCAGCAACCAGGAATATCTTCAAAGAAAACTGTACTTCCTTTTAGAGCATCTTAAAAAAATGCACGGCGATCTGCCAGAGTAAGTatgttgtttacatcgaacaATTGCACGGCTGGTGTAAAAAGGCTCCGTATTTCTCTTTTTCAGACAGTATCAAATGAGAATATCTTACGATCTATTAGCTGGCCTGGCGAACTCTTTGCTAAACGATACGATCTTTGAAATCGTAAAAGGATTGATGGAAATTCAGCATGTAACCGAGGCTCATTTGATGCAAGTGCGCGAAAAAGTCGAAAATGACCACCAGCGTACGTATGCACCAAAGTGAGTAAATGGCTCAAAGTTCTATCACTAATTCTTTCTATATTCGCTACAGTCGAATTGAAACAATGGGAATCGAAAATACAGGATCCCGAAGAGCTAGAGCATATTGTAGCTCTGATGAAAATCAAGCATGGAAAGAATATGAAGGAAACCGATATGAAACTAGTTCTTCATCTCGATCAGAAAGTTAAAGATCAACAATCCACTCTGGAAAAAGCAGGCGTTCCTGGATTTTACGTCACAGACAATCcaaaagaaatcaaaattCAGATGTATTTATTGGATTTCATTCTACGACTTAGTCGAATTAAGTTTGAATCGAACAAATAGCATACGGATGAATTTGGATTAATACTGGCTGATCCGGAGACAGGTAATTTTCTCAAGCTTAGCTAATACAAGAACCCAACGTTAGAAAAGGCCTTTCGCCTGGATAACAATCATTACATGGTAGTGGTGGAAATCGGTTGGTTGTGTATGGGTagtttgtgcatgtgtgtgtgaaaacatTGACGTCGGCAGATTTATGCTACGATCTGGAACATGTGGCTGTAGGAGACGGGAATAAAGCAAGCCGCATCTTCCGTAGCTGCTACAACTTCTGTTTCTTTGCTGATTTTCGCACGCTTAATGTCATTCGTTTCAACAGCTGATGCAAAATTGTAAAACTCTATACATTCGGTACATGTAAATGCTACATATGCTAAACTACAACTGCATACGGCAGCTGATGTATAGCATAAAGTCAATGACCTACTAATACATAGGACACAAAGCAGTTTTATGTActttcaaaacatgttttttacaATCGTTAAAAGCACGTGATCGGACATTTGGGCGCCTTTTTGTTTAAGAAAGTAATAATCAGCACAATTACAATCACGTTATCAAACCAAAGCAAAAGACGCTCTTGTATAAAGCATCATATATGCCGCTCTTGGCAACGACTTAATTATATATGTAAGttattaaacaacaaaaactatagaaataaaaatcctagatataaaaataatatatctGAGTAGTTACGCATCAATATTCAGTTTCATATTTACACGCATCACAAACTGTATCGAAATAAAGATCTCGTTTCACCCTTTCCGAAAAACTTACTTTCACTCCAGTTCGCCCTTTGGAAGTGGCTGAAATCGCGACgagaaaaataatttgaatgaaattcgCCATCCCACATCGGAAGCAAGTGCGCGCCGTTATCATCGTCACGAGCAAGGTATTGCCCCGACCGACAGCGACGGAAAGTCTTGAATCACCGCCAAGCGAAGCGAGAACGACAAGCAAGCAGCGTTTTACGCCGGCAGGGAGAGGCAGCACGAGACAAAGACGAACCACGCCGGTAATTGCCCATGCGCACGGGCTAAGCGTGGTTTGGCGGTGTGATgatcttgaaaaaaaaaaacgtcctACTGTTTCTTCGCAACAATAATGGACGGCTGCGAAGCGTGAGCTTTCTGAGCCGGAAAGGGAGTCACAATTCCTTTTGGGAACTGACCTCACATTGGTACCGCCAATATGCGAGACATTTTCTGCGACGCAATAAggttttgttgtgtgaattggcgaatgtttctttttgctcaaATTTGATTGGCTTTGATTATCACAGAAATAGACCCATTTCATCCCCTCCTGAACTTGTCCAATGATTACTAGTTCACGTGCACATTGAAAGCTTGTAGCGCACACTTTCAAATCTCACCGCAAGATAGCTCAAACACTAGCGCACGGTACGCGCACACCTTCAAGTGAACCGACGGGCACATCAGCGCACAGCTGGCACCCCCCGAGATAACCTCATCATCACTTATCGCTCACGAAAGTTGCAAATCATCTTATTTTTCCGTCccatttttattcatattcatatacTTGACATTCAATTGTACAACAATCATCAAATGCCATGTGTTTCGCTATCCTAACGAGATAttatttgataaaataaaCCGCATGGGACTGTCCTGTAGGATAACCGGAAAACGAATCAATTAACAAAATCCCATTCTGGATTTTAAATCTCATATGAACCGGTCCGAAGGAGGTGCATCTGAAGTGTGCTGATTTGTTTCATAAAGAAAAACCATAACGCTTAGTTGGTATGACTCCGAGAAACTTAGACTCCTTTGGACCCCTTTCGTCTTTTAAACCATACTACGGCGCACTAGCCGCAAACAGTAAATAAGCTCTCCGTAACATTTGATCCCCTGGATCGCTGAAATCGCCGCTAGGATCACCTGATAAGACATACTGTTTCGAAAGTGGTAGTAAGTTTCTTCCTCTGTTCGGTTATATCAAGGCCCAGTCCATCAAGATACAATATGACGTAGCTGTGTTAAAGAAGTGCAACACTTCagtattttattcaatttcttaTTATCTATTGTTGGCATCTTCTAAGCTCCTAATACCTTATCACACCAGGTTTATCAAGAACGAATCtgccattaaaaaaacatcttgcTTGTAATCAGTATGGCTAACATCACTTGTCCAATCGCATCGTAGCGATCGATCGCTAATCTATCGGTGATCCagtttttaaatgtaaaagtGACAACGCTTTATGAAACCGTTGTCAGCAATCGCTCCAGGGACAGAGAAAGCTTCACTGTGTTCAGTTCTCCATCAAGTTGAGAATGGATTATATGCACTGTTATTTCTTTCCTCACAATGCGTCCGGAATgcttcaacaaaaaatgccaCCGCCCTCGTTCTGGATGACGTACTCGCGGACGTACTGCACCTGATCCTTACTCAATCCCAGCAGATCGGCCTCATCTTCAAACTGCTTCAGTCCGGATACGCCGATGAGATATCCGTTCAATCGAGCCGCCACGTGTGACGTATGCAGCAAGTCCGGCGTGAGTCCGATGCCCTTGGCCAGATCGGTGTGGCCCTGCAGGCGGTACTTTTGATGGTAGCTGAATGAGGAACACAGAACGAATATGCCAAACATCGTGAGTATCTCGTGATTGCACAGAAGGCCAGTGTATGATGAGCAAGGGGAAGTGTTAGACGAATAGACGTGGTAGTGCGTTAAAATGCGGTTAATCTCTACCGTAGTGGTGGTGTTTTCGCGCTTTAAATGCGAACACAGCTTGTTTGATGTTGGTGAAGCCTTTCGCGCCGTCGCCATAGAAACTGAGCTGTGACAGTGAACTTGTGAGATCGACTTGCGGCACACGCCTCAAGTGTACGACCCTGAAAGTTGAACGATCTTTCGCGTTCGGCAAGAGATACTCACTTTTCGGCAGGATAGAATGGACCGGCTGGTGCAATTTCGGTGATGATCTGCTCCGGAGCACGCTTCACCTGCTCCTCTGCCCGGCTCGCTTCCGCAATTTGCCGTTGTTGCTCGTTATGATACAAAATCAGCGACATGTACTGGCGCTTCATGCGAGTGGTCAGACCGTACTCGTGGTTGTTCCAAAACAAATCCAGCAGATCGTTGTAACTGATCGTTTGAGGATCATAATCAATTTCGATGACTTCCGTGTGATCTCCCCTGTGGAAAACAAGACACAGCAAACACACGGGCGCAACCATTAGAGCTGTCGGTCTCATCGACGCACTATGCACAGGCAAGAAATACGTACATCTTCTTATAGGCCGGCGACTCGGTAGAGCCTCCCGCATAGCCTACACGTGTCCGCAGAACTCCCTTGGTGGCGCCAAAGAGCGAATCACATCCCCAAAAGCACCCCATTCCGAAGGTGGCCTTCTCAAAAGGCGTGTCGATCTGATGCAGCGGCTGTTGGGGGATATTTTCCAGCCTTCCAGCTTGATCGTGTGCGTGTTCCTAGAGGGGCAAAGCGTCAAAGGAAAGATTAAGCGTCGACCATCGATGCAGCAGACCTCAGTTCGTTTCTACTTACTGTAGCTACCATGTTGATGGTTTTGACCAAATTAGCAGCGATCGCTCGAATAAATAACGCGTGTATGATAGTGTTCTCACGCAGCTGTCTGAACGATTGTGACGATCGCTCGGCACAAGCAGTGATTTAGGTTTGATGCTGCGGTTTCTCGCGCGCCAGATTTATATACATCCCCCACCCCGCTCGGGGTGAAAACAAACCGGTCCGCTTGTAATACTCACACAACTAACTGGTCCGTTTCGCGATAAAGCATTCGATGTAGCTACACAACTTGTCGTTATTATATGAGGTTGAATGTATTGTGCACGAACATTCAACGATATTTCTAGCCAgagttacatttttttagttttcaattaGATAGCTTCTACAGACAAGAGGCAGATACAGGCaagatgataaaaataaccaagCAGGTAACCCAGTTTTTCGCGTACAAAAAGTATTTCTGGTTGTAGCTTTAAAACACTCATAGACAACTCATACAGATCTGCTAGCATATGCGTACACAATACATTCGTTATGTTGTGAATACGATAGACTCGGGCCGTATTCGTACACCAACCAGTTAGTTGTGTGAGTATTACAAGCGGACCGGTTTGTTTTCACCCCGAGCGGGGTGGGGGATGTATATAAATCTGGCGCGCGAGAAACCGCAGCATCAAACCTAAATCACTGCTTGTGCCGAGCGATCGTCACAATCGTTCAGACAGCTGCGTGAGAACACTATCATACACGCGTTATTTATTCGAGCGATCGCTGCTAATTTGGTCAAAACCATCAACATGGTAGCTACAGTAAGTAGAAACGAACTGAGGTCTGCTGCATCGATGGTCGACGCTTAATCTTTCCTTTGACGCTTTGCCCCTCTAGGAACACGCACACGATCAAGCTGGAAGGCTGGAAAATATCCCCCAACAGCCGCTGCATCAGATCGACACGCCTTTTGAGAAGGCCACCTTCGGAATGGGGTGCTTTTGGGGATGTGATTCGCTCTTTGGCGCCACCAAGGGAGTTCTGCGGACACGTGTAGGCTATGCGGGAGGCTCTACCGAGTCGCCGGCCTATAAGAAGATGTACGTATTTCTTGCCTGTGCATAGTGCGTCGATGAGACCGACAGCTCTAATGGTTGCGCCCGTGTGTTTGCTGTGTCTTGTTTTCCACAGGGGAGATCACACGGAAGTCATCGAAATTGATTATGATCCTCAAACGATCAGTTACAACGATCTGCTGGATTTGTTTTGGAACAACTACGAGTACGGTCTGACCACTCGCATGAAGCGCCAGTACATGTCGCTGATTTTGTATCATAACGAGCAACAACGGCAAATTGCGGAAGCGAGCCGGGCAGAGGAGCAGGTGAAGCGTGCTCCGGAGCAGATCATCACCGAAATTGCACCAGCCGGTCCATTCTATCCTGCCGAAAAGTGAGTATCTCTTGCCGAACGCGAAAGATCGTTCAACTTTCAGGGTCGTACACTTGAGGCGTGTGCCGCAAGTCGATCTCACAAGTTCACTGTCACAGCTCAGTTTCTATGGCGACGGCGCGAAAGGCTTCACCAACATCAAACAAGCTGTGTTCGCATTTAAAGCGCGAAAACACCACCACTACGGTAGAGATTAACCGCATTTTAACGCACTACCACGTCTATTCGTCTAACACTTCCCCTTGCTCATCATACACTGGCCTTCTGTGCAATCACGAGATACTCACGATGTTTGGCATATTCGTTCTGTGTTCCTCATTCAGCTACCATCAAAAGTACCGCCTGCAGGGCCACACCGATCTGGCCAAGGGCATCGGACTCACGCCGGACTTGCTGCATACGTCACACGTGGCGGCTCGATTGAACGGATATCTCATCGGCGTATCCGGACTGAAGCAGTTTGAAGATGAGGCCGATCTGCTGGGATTGAGTAAGGATCAGGTGCAGTACGTCCGCGAGTACGTCATCCAGAACGAGGGCGGtggcattttttgttgaagcATTCCGGACGCATTGTGAGGAAAGAAATAACAGTGCATATAATCCATTCTCAACTTGATGGAGAACTGAACACAGTGAAGCTTTCTCTGTCCCTGGAGCGATTGCTGACAACGGTTTCATAAAGCGTTGTCacttttacatttaaaaactGGATCACCGATAGATTAGCGATCGATCGCTACGATGCGATTGGACAAGTGATGTTAGCCATACTGATTACAAGCAAGATGTTTTTTAATGGCAGATTCGTTCTTGATAAACCTGGTGTGATAAGGTATTAGGAGCTTAGAAGATGCCAACAATAGATAAtaagaaattgaataaaatactGAAGTGTTGCACTTCTTTAACACAGCTACGTCATATTGTATCTTGATGGACTGGGCCTTGATATAACCGAACAGAGGAAGAAACTTACTACCACTTTCGAAACAGTATGTCTTATCAGGTGATCCTAGCGGCGATTTCAGCGATCCAGGGGATCAAATGTTACGGAGAGCTTATTTACTGTTTGCGGCTAGTGCGCCGTAGTATGGTTTAAAAGACGAAAGGGGTCCAAAGGAGTCTAAGTTTCTCGGAGTCATACCAACTAAGCGTTATGGTTTTTCTTTATGAAACAAATCAGCACACTTCAGATGCACCTCCTTCGGACCGGTTCATATGAGATTTAAAATCCAGAATGGGATTTTGTTAATTGATTCGTTTTCCGGTTATCCTACAGGACAGTCCCATGCGGtttattttatcaaataaTATCTCGTTAGGATAGCGAAACACATGGCATTTGATGATTGTTGTACAATTGAATGTCAAgtatatgaatatgaataaaaatggGACGGAAAAATAAGATGATTTGCAACTTTCGTGAGCGATAAGTGATGATGAGGTTATCTCGGGGGGTGCCAGCTGTGCGCTGATGTGCCCGTCGGTTCACTTGAAGGTGTGCGCGTACCGTGCGCTAGTGTTTGAGCTATCTTGCGGTGAGATTTGAAAGTGTGCGCTACAAGCTTTCAATGTGCACGTGAACTAGTAATCATTGGACAAGTTCAGGAGGGGATGAAATGGGTCTATTTCTGTG
Coding sequences within:
- the LOC120904603 gene encoding gonadal protein gdl, encoding MENSNSTENAATIKPDAGIPPDTVADPFSNQEYLQRKLYFLLEHLKKMHGDLPEQYQMRISYDLLAGLANSLLNDTIFEIVKGLMEIQHVTEAHLMQVREKVENDHQLELKQWESKIQDPEELEHIVALMKIKHGKNMKETDMKLVLHLDQKVKDQQSTLEKAGVPGFYVTDNPKEIKIQMYLLDFILRLSRIKFESNK
- the LOC120904601 gene encoding peptide methionine sulfoxide reductase-like, translating into MVATEHAHDQAGRLENIPQQPLHQIDTPFEKATFGMGCFWGCDSLFGATKGVLRTRVGYAGGSTESPAYKKMGDHTEVIEIDYDPQTISYNDLLDLFWNNHEYGLTTRMKRQYMSLILYHNEQQRQIAEASRAEEQVKRAPEQIITEIAPAGPFYPAENYHQKYRLQGHTDLAKGIGLTPDLLHTSHVAARLNGYLIGVSGLKQFEDEADLLGLSKDQVQYVREYVIQNEGGGIFC
- the LOC120904602 gene encoding peptide methionine sulfoxide reductase-like, whose translation is MVATEHAHDQAGRLENIPQQPLHQIDTPFEKATFGMGCFWGCDSLFGATKGVLRTRVGYAGGSTESPAYKKMGDHTEVIEIDYDPQTISYNDLLDLFWNNYEYGLTTRMKRQYMSLILYHNEQQRQIAEASRAEEQVKRAPEQIITEIAPAGPFYPAENYHQKYRLQGHTDLAKGIGLTPDLLHTSHVAARLNGYLIGVSGLKQFEDEADLLGLSKDQVQYVREYVIQNEGGGIFC